From Pseudothermotoga thermarum DSM 5069, a single genomic window includes:
- a CDS encoding pseudouridine-5'-phosphate glycosidase, translated as MEKILALESTVIAHGLPKPINVEVALELEKLAREKGCAPKTIGIVEGEIKVGLSEEEIQKLGTRDDVLKVGVAEIPYAVAKRLWAATTVSATMRIASKYGIKIFATGGIGGVHSTQNWDVSQDLLELSRTRMIVVSAGPKSILDLKATMEMLESLEVTVVGFRTDKLPAFYLRCVDVEIKRVETVEEIVRIFKAKERLDLPGSLLVFNPIPEEYAIDERDLQEWEKKALEDLQKAKITGKDVTPFLLAKLAEYSSGKTVESNIALLKNNVSLACDILNCLFNLERGKTR; from the coding sequence TTGGAAAAAATACTTGCTTTGGAATCAACTGTTATAGCGCATGGGTTACCAAAGCCTATCAACGTTGAAGTGGCTTTGGAACTTGAAAAGCTTGCACGCGAAAAAGGTTGTGCGCCAAAGACAATAGGCATCGTTGAAGGAGAAATAAAGGTTGGTTTGAGCGAAGAGGAAATTCAAAAACTTGGAACACGTGACGATGTTTTGAAAGTTGGTGTAGCCGAAATCCCATATGCCGTTGCGAAAAGGCTGTGGGCTGCAACAACAGTTAGTGCAACTATGAGGATTGCTTCAAAATATGGAATAAAAATTTTTGCAACAGGTGGCATAGGTGGTGTTCACAGCACACAAAATTGGGATGTTTCTCAGGATCTTTTGGAGCTTTCAAGGACAAGAATGATCGTGGTGAGCGCCGGTCCAAAGTCGATACTGGACTTAAAAGCCACCATGGAAATGCTTGAAAGTCTTGAAGTTACCGTGGTTGGTTTTAGGACAGATAAACTTCCTGCTTTTTATTTGAGATGTGTGGATGTTGAAATCAAAAGAGTTGAAACAGTTGAAGAAATTGTCAGGATTTTTAAAGCCAAAGAAAGGCTTGATTTGCCAGGTTCGCTTTTGGTTTTCAACCCTATACCAGAAGAGTACGCGATAGACGAAAGGGATTTACAAGAGTGGGAAAAGAAAGCGTTAGAAGATTTGCAAAAAGCAAAAATCACAGGAAAAGATGTCACACCGTTTTTGCTTGCAAAATTAGCTGAGTATTCTTCGGGAAAAACCGTTGAATCGAACATAGCGCTTTTGAAAAACAACGTATCGCTTGCGTGTGATATTTTGAACTGCCTTTTTAATTTGGAAAGGGGGAAAACTAGATGA
- a CDS encoding type II toxin-antitoxin system HicA family toxin, translated as MKVPRDLSGEELVKVLEQLGYVITRQSGSHIRLTYKSSEKIHHLTIPNHKTLKVGIVNSILKEVARELNLSIDEIKKLF; from the coding sequence TTGAAAGTTCCTCGTGATTTAAGTGGAGAGGAATTGGTAAAAGTTCTAGAGCAACTTGGTTATGTGATTACTCGTCAATCGGGTAGTCATATAAGACTCACTTATAAAAGTTCAGAGAAGATTCACCATCTCACGATACCTAATCATAAAACCTTAAAGGTTGGCATTGTAAACAGTATTCTAAAGGAAGTAGCGCGTGAGTTGAATCTCAGTATCGATGAGATAAAGAAGCTTTTTTAA
- a CDS encoding 2-oxoisovalerate dehydrogenase E1 subunit beta has translation MSVPEIIFLVEESPEGGFEARALGYSIFTQAESLEELRESVKDAVICHFDEKDRPKIIRLHIVKQEVLTF, from the coding sequence ATGTCTGTTCCTGAAATAATTTTCTTGGTTGAGGAATCTCCAGAAGGTGGTTTTGAAGCACGTGCTCTAGGTTACTCAATATTTACTCAAGCAGAAAGTCTCGAGGAACTTAGGGAATCTGTTAAGGATGCTGTTATATGTCATTTCGATGAAAAAGATCGTCCAAAGATTATTCGACTTCACATTGTTAAACAGGAGGTTTTGACTTTTTGA
- a CDS encoding nitroreductase family protein: MSFICKRRSIRKYQEKEVEQEKVLELLKAAMCAPSAWNQQPWHFIVIRDRIKKQQIAEVHPYAKMVAQAPVCIIVCCDLSLVKSEKFWPQDCSAATENILIRATELGLGSVWCGVYPDEERINGLKKLFSLPKNIIPFSVIAIGYPAEEPKPVEKFKPERIHYEGW; this comes from the coding sequence GTGAGTTTCATTTGCAAAAGAAGAAGCATTAGAAAGTATCAGGAGAAAGAGGTTGAACAAGAAAAGGTTTTAGAGCTTTTAAAAGCTGCAATGTGTGCGCCCTCTGCTTGGAACCAACAGCCATGGCATTTCATTGTGATACGTGATAGGATCAAAAAGCAACAAATTGCAGAGGTTCACCCATATGCCAAAATGGTTGCTCAAGCTCCAGTTTGTATAATAGTATGCTGCGATTTGTCGCTTGTAAAATCTGAAAAATTCTGGCCGCAAGATTGTTCGGCTGCAACGGAAAATATTCTCATAAGGGCTACAGAACTTGGGCTTGGAAGCGTTTGGTGTGGAGTTTACCCTGATGAAGAAAGAATTAACGGTTTGAAGAAGCTTTTTAGTCTACCAAAAAACATAATCCCATTTTCCGTAATTGCCATAGGTTATCCTGCTGAAGAGCCAAAACCTGTTGAAAAGTTCAAACCCGAAAGAATTCATTACGAAGGTTGGTGA
- a CDS encoding TRAP transporter large permease has product MLLGQAVNYTGLTDDLIQLSNLIVGRFKGGLAYVNILASMLFGGISGSAVADVASLGVVEIPMMERQGYSKEFATALTVTSSIQGIIIPPSQNMIIYAMAAGGVSVGTLFAAGYLPGVILGLSQMAVVFILARLKNFPRGEPVPRDKIPGILSRSIPVLLVGLITAGGIIFGWFTAAEASAFGAFLALILGLIFHKESRSWRTVLNVFKESARTAAMVLFLIANATAFSYIMAYLQIPVYLAKAILAVSTDKFIVLLMVNLLLLVLGLVMDMAPLIVIMTPILLPLVRSVGVSAEQFGIIMMINLGIGLCTPPVGNALFTGCAIGKTTIEKTTVAMLPLYAAMIGSLFLITYVPAITMVVPRLLGLIK; this is encoded by the coding sequence ATACTGTTAGGTCAGGCTGTGAATTATACCGGTTTAACTGATGATTTAATACAACTTTCAAATCTTATCGTGGGAAGATTCAAGGGCGGTTTGGCGTACGTTAACATTTTGGCGAGTATGCTTTTTGGTGGAATTTCAGGTTCAGCAGTAGCGGATGTGGCATCCTTGGGAGTTGTTGAAATACCAATGATGGAAAGACAGGGATACTCAAAAGAATTCGCAACGGCTTTAACTGTGACTTCTTCGATCCAAGGGATAATAATCCCACCAAGCCAGAATATGATCATTTATGCTATGGCTGCAGGCGGAGTTTCTGTTGGAACACTTTTTGCAGCTGGTTATCTCCCTGGGGTGATTTTAGGTTTAAGTCAGATGGCTGTGGTTTTCATACTTGCCAGATTGAAGAATTTTCCAAGAGGAGAACCTGTTCCAAGAGATAAGATCCCTGGGATACTTTCAAGGTCAATACCTGTTTTGCTCGTTGGTTTAATAACGGCTGGAGGAATTATCTTTGGATGGTTCACGGCTGCAGAAGCTTCGGCATTTGGTGCTTTTCTTGCACTTATACTTGGACTCATTTTTCACAAGGAATCCAGATCTTGGCGAACGGTGTTGAATGTCTTCAAAGAGTCAGCTCGGACTGCAGCAATGGTTTTATTTTTGATCGCTAATGCTACGGCTTTTAGTTACATAATGGCGTATCTACAAATACCTGTTTATTTAGCGAAAGCCATCCTTGCAGTAAGTACAGACAAATTCATCGTGTTATTGATGGTGAACTTGCTTCTCTTGGTGCTAGGACTTGTTATGGACATGGCCCCTTTGATAGTCATAATGACTCCGATATTGTTACCCCTTGTAAGGAGTGTTGGAGTATCAGCTGAGCAATTTGGAATAATAATGATGATAAACCTTGGAATAGGTCTTTGCACTCCACCAGTTGGCAACGCGTTGTTCACTGGTTGTGCGATTGGTAAGACAACCATAGAAAAAACCACGGTAGCTATGCTACCACTGTATGCTGCGATGATTGGGTCTCTTTTCTTGATAACCTATGTTCCAGCCATAACTATGGTAGTTCCAAGACTCCTTGGATTGATAAAGTGA
- a CDS encoding DMT family transporter: MKRLQAIVLILLVTVVWGLTFPIQKIVIGNANPFFYNACRFAVATVLSMVVFRKKSNWKHGLILGFFLAISYATQTSGLKITSSTKSGFITSLYIPLVPLFSYFIERSRPTILQLAAFVSSILGLYLLNDPSHDPFNFGDFLTLICAVGFAIHVVLITHYTKNNDDEISLLVPQLFLTSVLNFLFTPIGGKPLGVSFGFVVVLVFTAIAATVFAVWVQLKYQKHVGSNTAALIYVGEPVFAAIFSAVILAERFSTSQLAGMAVLILSMIGGSVRLQK; encoded by the coding sequence ATGAAAAGATTGCAAGCAATTGTTTTGATTTTGCTAGTTACTGTGGTATGGGGTTTAACATTTCCAATACAAAAGATAGTTATAGGCAACGCGAATCCTTTCTTTTACAATGCCTGTAGATTTGCTGTTGCAACAGTTCTTTCAATGGTTGTGTTTAGAAAGAAGTCAAACTGGAAGCATGGTTTGATTTTAGGTTTTTTTCTTGCCATCTCTTACGCAACGCAAACAAGTGGTCTTAAGATAACTTCTTCCACAAAGAGTGGGTTTATAACGTCTCTTTACATACCGCTTGTCCCTTTGTTTTCGTACTTCATCGAAAGATCCAGACCGACTATTTTACAACTTGCGGCGTTTGTTAGCTCGATACTTGGACTATACCTTCTCAACGACCCTTCACACGATCCGTTCAACTTTGGGGACTTTTTAACACTCATCTGTGCAGTTGGTTTTGCGATTCATGTTGTGCTTATAACACATTACACCAAAAACAACGACGATGAAATATCTTTGCTTGTTCCACAGCTGTTTTTGACGTCCGTTTTAAACTTTCTTTTCACGCCGATTGGAGGAAAGCCCTTGGGCGTAAGCTTTGGTTTTGTGGTTGTGCTGGTTTTTACGGCGATCGCAGCAACGGTTTTTGCAGTTTGGGTGCAATTAAAGTACCAAAAGCATGTAGGCTCGAACACCGCGGCGCTCATATACGTGGGAGAACCTGTTTTTGCTGCTATTTTTTCTGCTGTAATTCTTGCTGAAAGGTTTTCTACATCCCAACTTGCTGGGATGGCAGTACTGATATTATCGATGATCGGAGGAAGTGTGAGATTACAGAAGTAG
- a CDS encoding zinc metallopeptidase, which translates to MFFYDPTFVLLIPALLLAFWAQIKVSTTFSRYSRVRSLTGYTGSQLAMRLLDYAGIYDVRVEPTPGHLTDHYDPRTKVVRLSASTYASSSVAALGVVAHEIGHAIQHAQKHPLLVFRNVLAPVAGFGSSLAWILFLMGLIFAIPALWQFGILLFSLAVLFSLVTLPVEYDASRKAIKLLRENILMSEEELVAVKKVLSAAALTYVAATAMSILQLLRMLILAGAFGRRD; encoded by the coding sequence ATGTTCTTCTACGATCCAACGTTTGTTCTTTTGATACCAGCCTTGCTGCTGGCGTTCTGGGCTCAGATCAAAGTGAGCACAACCTTTTCGCGCTACTCAAGAGTAAGGTCACTAACTGGTTACACTGGCAGTCAGCTTGCAATGAGGCTACTTGATTATGCTGGCATTTACGACGTGAGAGTTGAACCAACTCCTGGTCATCTCACAGACCATTACGATCCAAGAACCAAAGTGGTTAGACTTTCGGCTTCGACCTATGCCAGCAGTTCTGTGGCGGCTCTTGGTGTGGTTGCTCACGAAATTGGTCATGCTATACAACACGCTCAAAAACATCCGTTGCTTGTCTTTAGAAATGTCTTAGCACCGGTTGCAGGTTTTGGTTCATCGCTGGCTTGGATACTGTTCCTGATGGGTTTGATATTTGCAATTCCCGCTCTGTGGCAATTTGGAATACTCTTGTTCTCTTTGGCTGTTTTGTTCAGCTTGGTTACACTGCCAGTTGAATACGACGCCAGCAGAAAGGCTATCAAGCTTTTGAGAGAAAACATTTTGATGAGCGAGGAAGAACTTGTAGCTGTTAAAAAAGTTCTGAGTGCAGCTGCTCTCACTTACGTTGCCGCAACTGCGATGTCGATCTTGCAGCTTCTTAGGATGCTCATTCTTGCCGGTGCTTTTGGAAGAAGAGACTAA
- a CDS encoding DUF1015 domain-containing protein, whose translation MIVRPFKAIRPKKEFASKVAAKPYDVISSEEARKIFKSNPLSFYQINKPEVNFDEPIEPSDDRALEVAKKNLERMIAEKIFIQDEEPCFYVYKQVAPDHVQIGLVATFSVDEYLSNKIKKHELTRKDKEDERVKHILYLKAQTGPVFLMYRSNESIDKLIIEETNKEPEYDFVDEDGVRQVVYLVKDKEKIESIKKAFEKVDSFYIADGHHRAAAAVRAALMLREENKNYTGEEEFNYFLAVLFPHSHLRIYDYNRVVKDLNGLKPEEFLKALEEKFEVQPAPETPYKPKKAHEFGMYLEGKWYVLKITEKFIDASDPVKSLDVSLLQEHVLSPILGIKDPRTDKRIDFVGGIHGLKALEEYVDNKGWAVAFSMYPTSIEDLMKVSDSGQIMPPKSTWFEPKLKSGLFIHAI comes from the coding sequence ATGATCGTTCGACCTTTCAAAGCCATAAGGCCAAAAAAAGAATTTGCGTCAAAGGTTGCAGCTAAACCTTACGACGTCATAAGTTCAGAAGAAGCAAGAAAAATTTTCAAATCGAATCCTTTGTCTTTCTATCAAATCAACAAACCGGAAGTTAACTTTGATGAACCTATTGAACCAAGTGACGACAGAGCACTTGAGGTCGCAAAGAAAAACCTTGAAAGAATGATAGCCGAAAAGATTTTCATACAGGATGAGGAACCATGTTTTTACGTTTACAAGCAAGTTGCACCAGATCACGTGCAAATAGGTTTGGTGGCAACCTTTTCTGTGGACGAATATCTTTCCAACAAGATAAAGAAGCACGAATTGACCAGAAAAGACAAAGAAGATGAAAGAGTAAAGCATATCCTTTACTTGAAGGCTCAAACGGGTCCTGTTTTTCTAATGTATAGATCCAACGAAAGTATTGATAAGTTGATCATAGAAGAAACCAACAAAGAACCAGAATACGACTTTGTAGACGAAGATGGCGTTAGGCAAGTTGTTTACTTGGTGAAAGACAAGGAGAAGATAGAAAGCATCAAAAAGGCTTTTGAAAAAGTTGACAGCTTCTACATAGCCGACGGTCATCACAGGGCTGCGGCTGCGGTTCGAGCGGCTTTGATGCTTAGAGAAGAGAACAAAAACTACACAGGTGAAGAGGAATTTAACTACTTTTTGGCTGTTCTTTTCCCACACAGTCATCTTAGAATTTACGATTACAATCGCGTGGTTAAGGATCTAAATGGTTTGAAACCTGAGGAATTCCTTAAGGCTCTGGAGGAAAAGTTCGAAGTGCAGCCAGCACCAGAAACGCCTTACAAACCCAAGAAAGCCCACGAGTTTGGAATGTACCTTGAAGGTAAATGGTATGTTTTGAAGATTACGGAAAAGTTCATCGATGCTTCCGATCCAGTCAAAAGTCTTGATGTGAGTTTACTTCAAGAACACGTGCTTTCGCCGATCCTAGGTATAAAGGACCCAAGGACCGACAAAAGGATAGATTTTGTTGGTGGTATACATGGATTGAAAGCTTTGGAAGAATATGTGGACAATAAAGGTTGGGCAGTTGCCTTTTCGATGTATCCAACGTCTATAGAGGATTTGATGAAAGTTTCAGATTCAGGTCAAATAATGCCACCAAAATCAACTTGGTTTGAACCAAAGTTAAAAAGTGGTTTATTCATTCATGCGATCTGA
- the ybeY gene encoding rRNA maturation RNase YbeY encodes MKKIKKAIRKVLENELKDAKINVVFVGERRIRALNKNYRSIDAPTDVLTFVYKDEDLYAEIYVCPAVVEKNATKYKEPFQRELLRVLIHACLHVAGYDHELKDIKSKEMFEKQERYLREVDFE; translated from the coding sequence ATGAAAAAAATAAAGAAAGCAATTCGAAAAGTTCTTGAGAATGAACTTAAGGATGCGAAGATAAACGTTGTATTTGTTGGAGAAAGAAGAATCAGGGCTTTGAACAAAAATTACAGATCCATCGATGCCCCGACGGATGTTTTAACCTTTGTTTACAAGGACGAAGATCTTTACGCGGAAATATACGTCTGCCCCGCCGTTGTTGAAAAAAACGCAACCAAGTACAAAGAACCGTTTCAGCGAGAGCTTTTGAGAGTTTTGATACACGCGTGTTTACACGTTGCCGGTTATGATCACGAACTTAAAGATATAAAATCAAAGGAAATGTTCGAAAAACAAGAACGCTATCTTAGGGAGGTTGATTTTGAATGA
- a CDS encoding HDIG domain-containing metalloprotein: protein MGKTILNLLKKNWQDLLVVFLSILFLKFPNFSANSSFFGTYFVSVSIWLIFVKPKISIKPYSLHKAYFYLLFSLTIAGSLFARIVERQFGNHASLFFIPVFLASLLVSKDLAIDLATFFSISHALLHGFETFPATFLSSVVVAITSAGIKKRLELAKTAMYVVLISLVYLLIAYYTRNFYFNLKEFLIALVFPVVYSIVGIGLLPYIEYISMIYSNLGMMELGNLNNPLLKSLSLRAPGTYYHSTIVANLAEAAAERIGANAILARTAGYFHDIGKIKRPYFYTENISEVNPHDELSPKLSHLIIQDHVKSGLELARKHRLPLLVQDVIPQHHGTRVQKFFYHKARAMGEEISENEFRYPGPKPQFKEAGIIMLADAVEAAARSIKNPTPGRIQTLVEEIVSGIYNERELDESGLTLEDLEAIAEEFTRILVNMFKSRVEYPKEEIKKVISLANGSSDKQNAQKAPDEKNKESNSKSS from the coding sequence ATGGGAAAAACAATACTTAACTTGCTTAAGAAAAACTGGCAAGACCTTTTAGTGGTATTTCTTTCGATTTTGTTTCTCAAATTCCCGAACTTTTCAGCCAACAGTTCGTTCTTCGGAACCTACTTTGTCAGTGTTTCAATCTGGCTGATTTTTGTCAAGCCAAAAATATCCATCAAACCATATTCGCTTCACAAGGCTTATTTTTATCTGCTTTTCAGTTTAACCATCGCTGGTTCACTGTTTGCAAGAATTGTCGAAAGACAGTTTGGAAATCATGCCTCTTTGTTCTTTATCCCCGTTTTTCTCGCTTCTTTGTTGGTAAGCAAGGACCTAGCAATAGATCTTGCTACTTTTTTTTCAATAAGCCATGCACTTTTGCATGGTTTTGAGACTTTTCCGGCAACTTTTTTGAGCTCAGTTGTTGTTGCGATAACATCGGCTGGGATTAAGAAGCGTTTGGAATTGGCGAAAACAGCCATGTACGTTGTTTTGATTTCTCTCGTTTACTTGTTGATTGCTTATTATACTCGCAACTTTTATTTCAACTTGAAAGAATTTTTGATTGCGTTGGTTTTCCCCGTTGTTTATTCGATCGTTGGAATAGGACTTTTGCCGTACATAGAGTACATAAGCATGATTTATTCCAATTTGGGCATGATGGAGCTTGGAAATTTGAACAACCCGCTTTTGAAAAGTTTATCTTTGAGAGCACCGGGAACTTATTACCATTCCACGATCGTTGCCAACTTAGCTGAGGCTGCTGCAGAAAGAATAGGAGCGAACGCTATTTTAGCCAGGACTGCAGGCTATTTTCACGATATTGGAAAGATCAAGAGACCTTATTTTTATACTGAGAACATATCGGAGGTCAACCCACATGATGAGCTCAGTCCAAAGTTGAGTCATTTGATCATTCAAGACCATGTGAAATCTGGTTTGGAGTTGGCTAGAAAACATCGCTTACCGTTATTAGTTCAGGATGTCATTCCACAGCATCACGGTACTAGGGTTCAAAAGTTTTTCTACCACAAAGCAAGGGCTATGGGGGAAGAAATAAGTGAGAATGAGTTTCGCTATCCTGGTCCAAAGCCTCAATTCAAAGAAGCTGGTATAATTATGCTTGCGGACGCCGTTGAAGCAGCTGCCAGAAGCATAAAAAACCCAACTCCTGGAAGAATTCAAACACTTGTGGAAGAAATTGTTTCTGGCATTTACAACGAAAGGGAATTGGACGAATCTGGTTTAACGTTGGAAGATTTGGAAGCGATTGCCGAAGAATTCACCAGAATACTCGTCAACATGTTCAAAAGCAGAGTTGAGTATCCAAAGGAAGAGATAAAGAAGGTGATCTCCCTTGCCAATGGTTCGAGTGATAAACAAAACGCGCAGAAAGCTCCCGATGAAAAAAATAAAGAAAGCAATTCGAAAAGTTCTTGA
- a CDS encoding PhoH family protein, which yields MALKTVEIPENIDIVAVLGQYDNRIRFLRKRFPVSIEVSDNRITVIGNDDAVVSTVENIISQVVAAARKGYFMDWAEFEALVEFCSEGETKAEGSSNGKTVLVGKIRPKTPGQAEYIEAMKNYDVIFAIGPAGTGKTYLAVAMALEYLKSGIVQRIVLTRPAVEAGEKLGFLPGDLVEKVDPYLRPIYDAIFDMMPAEKFYNYRQKGIIEIAPLAFMRGRTLNNCFIILDEAQNATHQQMKMFLTRIGFNSKAVITGDVTQLDIDRSQSGLIECEKILKGIKGIKFVYLTDMDVVRHPVVKDIIRAYEEYERKKYGKNNT from the coding sequence CTGGCACTTAAAACTGTTGAAATTCCTGAAAATATCGATATCGTCGCTGTGCTTGGCCAGTACGATAACAGAATCAGATTTTTGAGAAAAAGGTTTCCGGTGAGCATCGAGGTTTCCGACAACAGGATAACCGTTATAGGTAACGACGACGCGGTTGTTTCAACGGTTGAAAACATAATTTCCCAAGTCGTCGCAGCCGCAAGGAAAGGTTATTTCATGGATTGGGCTGAATTTGAAGCATTAGTCGAGTTTTGTAGCGAAGGAGAAACGAAGGCGGAAGGTTCTTCAAATGGCAAAACCGTCTTGGTTGGAAAAATAAGACCGAAGACTCCTGGTCAAGCTGAGTACATTGAAGCGATGAAAAATTACGACGTGATATTTGCCATTGGTCCTGCCGGAACTGGAAAAACTTATCTGGCAGTTGCAATGGCTTTGGAATATCTTAAAAGTGGAATTGTTCAGAGGATAGTTTTGACAAGACCTGCTGTGGAAGCTGGAGAAAAGCTTGGCTTTTTACCGGGAGATTTGGTGGAAAAAGTAGATCCTTACTTAAGACCCATATACGATGCCATTTTCGACATGATGCCAGCTGAGAAATTCTATAATTATAGGCAAAAGGGAATAATCGAGATAGCACCGCTCGCGTTCATGAGAGGAAGAACCTTGAACAACTGTTTCATAATACTTGATGAGGCTCAAAATGCTACTCACCAGCAGATGAAGATGTTCTTAACCAGAATTGGCTTCAATTCAAAGGCAGTCATAACCGGAGATGTCACTCAGTTAGACATCGATAGAAGTCAATCTGGTTTGATCGAGTGTGAGAAGATCTTAAAAGGTATCAAAGGTATAAAGTTTGTATATCTCACCGATATGGATGTGGTAAGACATCCGGTCGTGAAGGATATAATTAGAGCCTACGAAGAGTACGAGAGGAAAAAATATGGGAAAAACAATACTTAA
- the glgX gene encoding glycogen debranching protein GlgX gives MPDYPIQYKNPGPEVKLKTKRGYPKLGATPDDTGVNFAIFTRNGRRVILELYQNFHDEKPSHRFVLDPIENRTGDIWHIYVYGVGHGQYYGWRIDGEYDPLNGKRFNVNKLLIDPYAKAISSSFEWDEEYLYGYDKKSPEKDLSFSILDSAKSPAKSIVIDDSKYDWSGDKRPKIPWKDTIIYEMHVRFFTIHPSSNVKFPGTYLGILEKLDHLKELGVTTIELMPIFEFCPSSNTRINPLTGKRLKDMWGYNPINFFAVTGNYSVGLRLGEQVFLFKDFVKELHKNGFEVILDVVYNHTAEGNELGPTLSFRGIDNEIYYILDPKCKRYYLNYSGCGNTLNCNHPVVKQMIIDSLRYWATEMHVDGFRFDLASILGRTPDGRWIGDFSLLKDIAEDAILHDYKLIAEGWDAAGGYFLGQFPEGWAEWNGKYRDVVRRFVRGDEGVVAELATRIAGSQDLYSGKSPHASINFITCHDGFTLRDLVSYRYKHNEANGEDNKDGMDENFSCNYGIEGETDDPVINKIRKQQVKNFITILMVSHGTPMILMGDEMYRTQFGNNNAYCHDDETTWLNWELKQKHADIFSFFKKMIHFRKSHPALRRPHFFTGSQTLAGIPDLTWHGVKPFEPDFSYHSHSIAFMISGAPTRVGEEEDDDIYVILNQWREPLKFILPYVHGKKWYRVVDTSYDSPDDFLDDPEPVGYFYIAQPRSSVVLIGR, from the coding sequence ATGCCAGATTATCCGATACAGTACAAAAACCCAGGACCCGAAGTTAAGTTGAAAACAAAACGAGGTTATCCAAAGCTTGGAGCTACGCCAGACGATACGGGTGTTAACTTTGCCATTTTCACAAGAAATGGAAGACGTGTGATACTTGAGCTTTATCAAAACTTTCACGATGAAAAACCTTCCCACAGATTTGTCCTAGATCCGATTGAAAACCGAACCGGCGACATTTGGCACATCTACGTTTACGGAGTCGGTCACGGTCAATACTACGGTTGGAGGATCGACGGAGAATATGACCCGTTAAACGGAAAAAGGTTCAACGTAAACAAACTTTTGATAGATCCATACGCAAAAGCCATATCGAGTTCTTTTGAGTGGGATGAAGAATACCTCTATGGATACGACAAAAAGTCTCCTGAAAAAGATCTTTCCTTTTCCATCCTAGATTCTGCCAAAAGTCCTGCAAAGTCCATAGTCATAGACGATTCCAAGTACGATTGGTCAGGTGATAAAAGACCGAAGATTCCTTGGAAAGACACCATTATTTACGAAATGCACGTTAGGTTTTTCACAATTCATCCAAGTTCAAACGTTAAGTTCCCCGGAACTTATCTTGGAATACTTGAGAAACTCGACCATTTGAAGGAGCTTGGTGTAACCACGATTGAACTTATGCCTATTTTCGAATTTTGTCCATCTTCAAACACCAGGATAAATCCACTTACTGGAAAAAGGCTTAAAGACATGTGGGGATACAACCCGATCAACTTTTTCGCGGTCACGGGAAATTACTCAGTTGGTCTAAGACTTGGAGAACAAGTTTTCCTTTTCAAAGACTTTGTGAAAGAACTTCACAAGAATGGTTTTGAAGTCATACTCGACGTTGTTTACAATCACACCGCCGAAGGCAATGAACTTGGTCCAACTTTGTCCTTCCGAGGCATAGACAACGAAATTTATTACATACTGGATCCAAAATGCAAAAGGTATTATTTGAACTACTCTGGATGTGGAAACACTTTGAACTGCAATCATCCTGTTGTCAAACAGATGATAATCGACAGCTTGAGGTACTGGGCAACTGAAATGCACGTGGACGGTTTTAGGTTTGATCTAGCGTCGATACTTGGCCGCACACCAGATGGCAGATGGATCGGGGATTTTTCACTTTTGAAAGACATCGCAGAAGATGCGATACTTCACGATTACAAGTTGATAGCGGAAGGTTGGGATGCCGCTGGCGGATATTTCTTGGGACAATTTCCCGAAGGATGGGCGGAGTGGAACGGAAAGTACAGAGATGTTGTAAGAAGGTTTGTGCGTGGCGACGAAGGGGTCGTTGCAGAGCTTGCGACCAGAATAGCGGGAAGCCAAGATCTTTACAGTGGAAAAAGTCCGCATGCCAGCATAAATTTCATAACATGTCACGATGGTTTCACATTGCGTGACCTGGTTAGCTACAGGTACAAGCACAACGAGGCAAACGGTGAAGACAACAAGGATGGAATGGATGAAAACTTTAGTTGTAACTATGGGATTGAGGGGGAAACGGACGATCCAGTTATAAACAAAATCAGAAAGCAACAGGTGAAAAACTTCATCACCATTTTGATGGTATCTCACGGTACACCGATGATTCTAATGGGCGATGAAATGTACAGAACGCAGTTTGGCAACAACAACGCATATTGTCATGATGATGAAACCACTTGGCTGAACTGGGAACTCAAGCAAAAACACGCGGATATCTTTAGTTTTTTCAAAAAGATGATCCACTTTAGAAAATCACATCCTGCTTTGAGAAGACCACACTTCTTCACAGGTTCTCAAACCCTCGCAGGCATACCAGATCTCACTTGGCATGGGGTAAAGCCGTTTGAACCTGATTTCAGCTACCATTCCCACTCGATAGCCTTCATGATAAGCGGAGCACCGACAAGAGTTGGTGAAGAAGAGGACGACGATATATACGTCATTTTGAATCAATGGAGAGAACCTTTAAAGTTCATTCTTCCATACGTTCACGGAAAAAAATGGTACAGAGTTGTTGATACGTCATACGATTCCCCTGATGATTTTCTGGACGATCCAGAACCTGTGGGATACTTTTACATAGCTCAGCCAAGAAGTTCTGTCGTTTTGATAGGCAGATAA